GtcgtaagaaaaagaaaattgtaagaaGTCAAAATCGAACtcccgaaaaatttccggaacTTATCTGCAATTAAAATGCTAAATTAAATGCTATTTTTAGCTCGTTCACAGAATCAAATTTATTGTGTGATATTACCGATAACTTTTGAATCCTGACATTAAACGGTTGAAAAAACTTATTGCTAATATACATTTCTGAAAACACGAACTTGGGGTGTGGAAACGATTGAAAAGGTCGAATTTTAATTTGAGCTTGAATAGATGTTGAAGTTAGCAATTCAATATTTGTCAAATGTTTTACAGGTGAAATGAAAAGTCTGCTTGCAATTGTATACGGTTCTACTAGTAGTAAAGCGTAGAGTTAAAAATGACAACTTAATCAGAGAATTGATCAGATCGTAGGGAAAGAAGCCAGTTTTAATTACGATGCGTTCCAAGTTGTGTCGATTCAATTTATTTGACAACTAACATAGAATATCGGCAATCTagattgaatttaaatattactatgaaatatacatgatattattattatagttatcatcatcatcatcatcatccatTCCTAAATAACATAATTCACAGACATATTATTTACTTCCTTCACCTTCGTGCTAAATATCTACATACATTGATCGCTAAACTTACATATTAACATATTTATACTTATCATTTAAACTCGAGGTATGAACTTATTAAATTAACCATATTACGTTATGTTTAACGACAAGGAATACTGGGCAATGGGCTGTGGTATGACGTATCCTCGTTACCTACGATTCCTCATTGATGATGGTAAAGTCACTCTAATACTTTCCTCAAACTCGAATAAGGTGTTGGAAACGAATTTAATGATTAAATCAATATTGatacattttataaatatggAATTTACAATTTACTAGCAACTATAATTGTGTCACACTTTGAAGCGGACATTTCTTTCCACATCACGATTCTTCGATATCACTGATGGATGTTTTCACATTTAATTATCTTTCTTCATCCTGTTGGAGGTCATTCTGTAGATGATCGAGTCACGTCCCGGATCCATGTCAGCGATAGTAACTGTGCAAACAGATTAATAATTATGGttagattattaaaaatattaaaaactctACTATTACTCTCTTACGCAGTCTTGAAGTCAATATTTCTCTACTTAAAGTCAAACAATATTCGGAGCATATTATGAAAtatacgaaaattaaaaaataaatatcaacgtggttgaaaaatgtgaaatcacCGATTCTTTGTGTGATGTTAAATTGAATgacaacaaaataaaaaacatactGCAAATGGCGATCAATGAGAAGACGAAGGCTACTCCAAACCACAGGAAGATGGTGAACATGACAGGATAAGTTTCGTCATACTCTTTGGAGGGGTTGACGTCAGCAACCTGCAACAGACAACAGACAGTCCTAACGTGTTTTGTGATATACTTACTAGTTCTGAACAATCTTTCTCAAGCTTTTGTTCTAATACTTGGGTACTTACCAATGTTAAACAATATTGTCTACGTCATTTTCTCACTGCATTTCATTACCTTATACTGCATACTAAGTCATATAAGTATCTATGTAGCgtgattaaataaaattcttactAATACTAGACAGTtaaatatatagataaaaaGACTGTAGAAAACAATACAAATGCAGCACAGTGAATGATGAAGTAAAAGGTGGTAGACAAAGAGATAAATTTTATGGCTAATATTAACAAATGCTATGTAGGTAATAAAGGTAAGGGAACATCTTCAATGCAGGTATACAGGAGAGTAGTATAGATACAATAGTATGACAAATATGTAGTTGCGACTACTACAAAGTTCGAAGTTACTATTAAAATCTAGTAAGCAAATAtctaaataatgaaaaaataatcataagtAACACATGCAGATTTATACGAGTAAAGAAACACTGGTTTTAAgcatagaaagaaagagagaatacTAATAATGTGGCATGCTCGTATCACTGATCCAGATAACAATCAGCTAAAAACTGTACAATTGTTACGgttcaacagttttttttctcactagAGGAATAGGATTGTAACAtaacattatttaaaatattggTATAATAATCGTTCTAGTTTCACAGGATGATAAacgtaaataataacaaactgAATCTCTAACAAACAAACTAAAAACGCTTGAGATTGGTTGTCTTCGAcgatttgttcaaattttatccaaaGATAAACCTTCATGATTACCGTACAAGTTAGGCGATAGAAAGTTGTTCTTAGCAACCTGTGAAGTATGCGATCTGTTCAAGCCAACACCGTGTGCGCCAAGACTTTGTTTACACCAGTAATTTGCACCACATTATTGCTGTATTAATAATAGGCAAAGTTTTCATACGATCCCAAGATTTATGTACTTTCATGAAAAGATGAagtacaaaaatcaaaatgattTGCATAACGTGTAGTTTCTCTACAAAAATGCCAACATAAATGTGTGATTGTGAGAAGTGAAGCCTTGCATTTAGAGTTTTGAGGTGTAAACAAAGTTGTGGCGTGATAATAGAATGAAACAGAAGATCTAGTAAGATGGTTACGACTGCTAGAGGATTTATTAACCAGGATACAGCtggatgaaataaaagaattgatCAGTAAAAAGATTGAGTCGTTAGTATAATATTTGGCTGGGTAACGATTCTGAGATGGAAAGAAGGCAAAGACGAAGTGAGGAGTGAATCCAACCAGCCAGCTTTATCAGCAGCTTCTTCAAAAGCTGAAATACCACACCAGACTTTGCATCATTACATATGAGCTGCTGATTTCCCTTCTAGAAATTCTCAATATAATgtcgtttttcttatttatatgTGATAAGATAAGAATCTTTGACGATCTATGAATCATTAACATCTAACTATTCGATAAATAATACGTTCTACTGACCGTTATATTGTCAATGCTTCTAGTAACTTCGTCTCCTGCAGCACGCGTGTGTCGAGCATGAGAGGCATCGTTTGTAAATGCAGCGATGATTACCTGAcggaaaacaaacaagaaaaaacaatctatatttaattttgtttcttttataaGCAAACTcttttctattcatttttacatAAAGATTCTATTACAAAATGAACTTTGAAATTGGCCGTCagattttagatttttgaaataatctaTTTACAGCTACGAGTCATCACCACGAGAAAAAAGCATGTGATTTCAATAAACAGTTAAATTAAATAACTAGATAAACACAATGGACCGTAAACAAACCTTTCCTTTGTAAGCATCCATGAATGCGCTACTGAGACGGCTGAGAGCATTATTGAGAATAGCGAAAGCTTCTTTAACTGCAGCTGGTTGATCTCTGTGAGCATCGATTACAGCCGGAAGTGCGGAGACGACGAACCAGTAAAGATCTGCTTTGTCATCGACAGTTATTTCTTGCGATACTTTCTTTGTGAGAGCGTCAAGCAGCTGTGTTTGTTCCAAAAATTCTCTGTCCCacttattttttacactaAGCGATTTCAAAGATGATTCATCGATTGGTGTAACTTTCAACTCCCCAAGAACGGATTGTCCCAGCTGGAAAATGaccataaaatatatacaatcACGACAGATTCCCCATTCAAGCGACACTCTGacatgaaatataataaaatcacaACTGCTACATAATTTGCTCGATTTATGAAATACATACAGCATCTACGCCATCTTCAAGATTAATTCTGATAAGCGTTTTAGATTTGTCACGCTCTTCAAGACGACCACTCAAAGCTTGCCATGTCGTTTCTTCTGACTCATCTTCGATCAGAGGGTAATGTTTACCACTGGGTGATTCAATGGACTTCACACCTTCTACGGCAACAACGACTACTGCCTCAGGTAGATCAAAGATGTCGTTGATTGCCATTCCATCCCACGAGCTTCTCTGGAGAACAAGATTTCACTGTTTTAGATTACTCATAAAATTTAATGCTTGTTTGTTCATCaggaagataaaaattaactatTAGTTAGATGCAATTCACAAGTCCCATACAATATCTTGAGGTGTACTTCAATTATTCGTTGTTTCGTAAGGCGATACTTCAGGTAATTGGTATGATATACATCAATACAGTAGTTAGAAAAATTGAgccaatttttggaaaaatttatcatcacgAAACATATCAAGCTATTTTAAATTCTCATATTAGGCAGTGAGACATGAAATTAAACAGTTCCTTTCATGTATCAATATTTGCTAACCCTTCTACTCTAAATATATTAACACAAATTATACTCACAGACTCTAATTtgttgacaaattttcagagaatTATATAGTACTACAATCATACAAAGCTGAGCATCGGGTTTGAAATAGCTTTTGGATAAATAGGATAGTCTAATTAACcgcaatgaaaattcaaaaaacaaatcacCCTATACTCAACTGACACGAATTTACAGATCACACAAtgcaattgcaaaaaatatagTAACGAGAGTAATCATGCAACCAAAAAATGTTACGATAAGCTACCAGctctctgaaaaaaaatgctgtcTTATGAAAGTTGCTTAGAATCAGTAATACGGTTGGATCATAGGCAAAGAATCGATGCTCATTTTCCTGCTAGTAACGCACCAGTTTTGGAGTGTTTCCAAGCGCTGCAGTGAAAACTTCAGTCATCACGGTTTGACTGAGTTCCTCTTCTCCACGGAACGTCACACTCTCTGGGCTGTGCAAGATAGTGAGTTCCCCAGCGGCTTGAACtgcgtaaaataatttttacggtGAAATAGAGAAAAGGTGGTGAAACATACTCCACAATGAATATTTACACAAATTGCTCGGAATTAGGATATGTCCAGCATTTACTGACACGCCACACCCCCTTTTACCATCAGTCATTGCGGGgcgataaaatataatttataaccaCGTAATGTTGAGGTAATTAATATCGACAACTTACCTGCAGCTAACGTGACAGCCACGCATAATATCTGCCGgaacattttttctactttcttgAGAATCTGATAAATTGAAGAATGAATAATACCTCTACCTAACCCTGCTCTGCCCCAACTACGATCATGTGATAGTGTCGAGTGAAGTTGGCTGTGATCGAGCGCAATCGCCTGTTCGAGTTTCGATATTCGTATCGACGATGTGGAGGGGCCGTGCGGGCATGAAGTACGTGCTATACGAAGAACTGCattcatttgtttctttctttaatgCGTTGTGATTCTTGGCATTTGAATAACGGCATTTCGCATCAAAATACTACGATGTTGGTTGGACACTTATAAAAAACAACCAATAATTCGAcaaatgttatttttcttctttctatgTACTGTTTGATTATCACAGCAGAGAAAAAATGGGCAGATTCAAAATGACCAACACTTCGCGGGCTCGCATGTTCACTGGGCCATACACTATCTGGTGGTGGAAATTGGAACTGTGGTAAAAAATCTCGACTGAGGTGAATGCATTATCGCAAATCTTCGCCCTGCTATTGGTGGAAATATTTGGAGACATTTCAAAGTGTTTGGGTAAGTAATAAGTAAGCGCACGTGACCGCACGTGAGATGGTTACAAAATGTAATCTGTAATGTGGGCAACGAGGGAATCTTCAGGTTAGGATATTCCTTTGCTGTCGGATACAATAAAGGAAAAATATCAATCGTTGAAAAACAGGTGACATGATTTTTAGAGTTCGgtattttttccaaacattttcttataaattacgtcaaaaGCTGAGCCGCGTGCACCTATCGAATCCGGAAACGTCACTCTCGCCCTAATAGCGTTCGATTTCAACTACCCACATTTGTATGATTGTAATACATGTTAGTCTTTAACCATTTACATAATTGCCATTCATAAGACAATATACTATAAACTGTGGCGCTAGGAACCCTCAATTATGAAAGACGTACTCAGCGAACGAAGAAGAATTTAATAATTCTAAACTTTCATAAAGTTATACTGTTTTCCTGTTGAATTCATCCCGTATATAAATCCgatgtatttaaaatttcaaattgtggTAATTTCGTTCCACAATCAGTTAACATTTAGTTTCTCATGAAAAAGCACTTGCATATGCTTCAGTCTGCAGCAGCGAGCTAACCCAACGTCCTTGAACTTGGGGAAGAGAAAAACAGCAATGAAGAAGTAATTAACGTTGAATATGTTTATTTGATATCAACCCACATTAAATTTCACAGATTATACAAATGGGACAGTCTTTTGAGGTTGACTGCAATTTACAACACAAATGCggcatacgtataatataaataggATTACAACCATACCCGATTAATACGCATCCATGAATGAACTACTTTTATCAAACTATTACACTCCAAACGTCTTCAACTATTGTTTGATCCAGAATTACCGCATGCATCAGACGAGTGATAGGAGTTTAGAAGGGGTTGTTCTTGATGTGATATGGACGTCAGAGCGGTCCTTCACTCCTTCCACCTTACTTTCTAGCTACACGTAGGTATGCCATCGGTTCATCGGTGTATACCTATTCTTGtttgtgtgtacatacatattttaagTTGTTCTGCGCAGGTGCATCGCGTATGCGATGCGCAGATGCACGGCGTTTGCTTTTCTCGCAAGTTCTTCGCCTGCGAAGAATCTATTCACAATATCCGTTTTTTGAATGATCGATATAAATGTTACAACCAACTGCTGTACCATCAGAACTATCGTACGATAATCGTGTATGATAAATGTCTGGTTTAATAAAATCCACAACTTGTCGGCTTCATTCAAAACGATGTACGGCAAAAAGTACACGTAAACAGGCATATTTTTATCCTCATTGAAAATCGTTCGGTTCGTGGTAAGAAAAGTAATTAGAATCGCagtaacgaataaaaatcaCACAATATGTCGAGtagaaattaagaaaaataaaaaccaaccAGGTATTTTTCACAACAACGTGAAATCGACGTTACATTAATGTAACGTCTAAgctgaaaaatgtataaaaaatcatatacatgtataaataaagttaaattgagagtgaaaaaaaaaaacaatattattcCAATTCTCTTCCCCTCTTGCGACGAGACATCGATTCTTGGTTAACGCTTTATCGGCATTAGCGCTGCAATTACACGTACCTACACACGTATTACACGCATGAAGCGCTGTGTCGAGTGCTAATTACCGGCGACCGTGCCGCATCGGTCAGCCTGTAGAGTCGATTGAATCTTACGTAACAATGCAGATAACTCGAGTTAGCTTTTCTCTCGAAAATTATGCAGCTGTGATCGTCGTTTGTAAGTTATGAAAATgagggtttaaaaaaaaaaaaaccgttcacCAGAACTAATCTTCTCGCCCGCGACATCGTGCATTTTCATCACTCTCGTTCAGCAGGGAAAGATGAGGGCGAAGTGGCCGAGGaggggaaataaaaaacgtaGTCTACCGGTGCTACACCTTGTTGGTGCGCTTCGGCGCCGACAGTTGGCGACACTGGCGCCGCGATGGAAGCCGCTCGGTGATTGGTCGCTTCGAAAGTAGTCCCAGACATGTGTTTCGTTTCCCGCATTTCCCGCCTCCGAGGTTGTTATTGTGGGGGGGCCCCTCTAGCCGCTAGGCCAGGATCGAACCGCCGTTGGGTTGGTTCTTCGGTGCGGTGGCTCTGTCTGACTGGCGACGACCCGTCCGTCCGTCATTCCCGGTTTGAAAGCAAGCAAGGTTGCGGAGACTCGGGACAACGACGTTGTTACGACGCAGCGTAGCGCGGTGCAGTGATAACTTAGTGCGGTGTTGTATACTTTTACTCGCGTTTAACTGCCGGCCATGGAGAAACGGATAGAGCTTGAGAAGCGGGGTAAAAACCCAGGCGAAGTAAGATTCcatagattttattttactattcAACGCATCGCACTCGTGCGGGCTCGTTCGTCGCTTATGCGAttgctttcttctttctttcacttttatcTATCCTACAGCCATCGTTGCAGAATCGTAACGAGTTTTCTGTGTCCATCTCGTCCTCACGCATTTTTACGTTACGTTTGCTCGCTATTTTTTCCTTCCCCTTTCTCCTCATCCtcaatgtttttaatttaccatcttatttttatccatGCCTGATTGTGCTCGTTgatcaacccccccccccctcctctccCCCCCTTATATTTGTGCCCCAATTTTCCTTTCGTTTCTCCCGTTTATTTCACCCTTGGATCATCTGCTCGATAACAATCGTTACGATCAATAGCCAATTTTTCTAACCCTCGTACGTGTAATTTGGAGCAGCTAGCCTCCTTTCGGGCATGGCGTAGTTCGTTCGCATCGAGTGTCTCGCTTCTAACACGCTGCCGCTGCCGCTACTCGTCGCAGGCATACGTGTGTGTTGTACCCACTACCGGGTGCATCAACCACTCTTATTTCCCCCATTTCGAATGGCTGTTTCAAGGGCAAATATTTTCTGCATATGGAAGAAGAATTTCGCACTGCTTCCGGGATCCACGTTCCTCTTCTCACCCCTTCATGCGTGCTAAAGGAATTCTAAATTCTCGAATTTTCTTCTCCTAATCTAGCCACCGCTCGCACACACCTGTCCGTAAAATTATTCGTGCTGGATTAATTTACCTCCGGGAACGCGGCAGCATCTCCTCTCTATTAATGTACTAACCGCGCTGTTGCTCCGCGCGttgttgataaataaataaataaatattttccgacACGAAAGAGGGGAACATATGCCTCCGACCAATGGCAGGTATTCATTTACTGCTGCAGGTCTGTGATGTGGCGTGTGCGGTGGGATTCGGGATAACCTACGCTACAACGCTGTTGCTCCATTTATCCCCGCGAcaatgaatttattcaataaaacttATCCTACGTATGCGCACACGAACGGAAACATTGGACAGATTACGTCCGTAGATTACCCGAAGTATTTCGTCCCCGGTCCTCCCAAAGTCCGTGTACAAGTGATTTTCGATGGCGGCTTCAGGGCGGCgggggggagagggggggagataaatttacgaattaaccaaattactttgaaaaacGATAATTTATGTAGTCCGATTGTGCGTGTGTCAAGTGTCAATTAATTTGTGCAGCATACGACACGCCGCGCCATGATGCTTATTTGTTGAGTAACATATGcaacgtatatacatacctgtaCATGTTCGTACATGTATTTGTATCTACGTACATACGTGCATGCGTGCAACGCTGCCCGTTTGATCGAGTTCTCTCGAACTCTGTAACGAATATGCTATCGCTGCAAAGAATTAGCCGATGATaatcatttcaaataaatttccattttttttttttctcttatttgcCGGGCGGGTATTTAGACGCTGCAAGCGAGCCGGGGGTGGGTGTCCCGCTGCCTGCGTGCGGCTTCTCGTGCCATGAGGTGAAGATGCGCGTGCGAATGGACGCCGCCATGGCTTCGAACCGCACACGAGGAGGGCAGACATGTTGAACGCTTATTAGATTTGCCGCGTTCTTcgctccctctctccctccccctctcGTATCTGCAGGCGTAAACAAAAAGGCGAGGGAGAAAAATGGCAAGAAAATTCAGTTTCGTTCTACTTCGAACCGCAGAGTGAAATCGATCATATTGACACTTATTCGGCGAGGAGCATCGGCCGCAAGTAACGATGAGAGAAAATGCGCGCGAAAATAAACGACGGACGggaaaactgctgcgattaaaACAAGGCATATCGGACGTCGGAACGACCGATGCTTGCGCAATAGTCACTCGTGTTTTAAGTCGCTCtaacaacaatttttaccgCCGGCCAGTGGATCTCGCGGCCATATTGGACGAGTCCACTTGCCGCTGGTTGATGCCGGCGCTACGCTAAGTGGCGGCACTGAGGCACCTCGCAAGCATAGCAGATCCGATCGGAAACAACGCCTTGTTTACACGCTCGGAATGCTTGGATCCGGTCGCGAGCTCTCCTCAACACGTTGTTtcttcgactcggaatcgatctgccccagaaaatttatttcatttggtTTGTAAAAAGTACTTGGTCGAGagtcgtcgtttctccgcatGGTTGTAACATCTCGAGAGTTGGATACATGTATTCGTTTCGTCACGTGGGCGTCAGCCCGTCGTTCGGCAATTGCAgcagtttcgtttcgtttcgttccgtttcgttcgttcgttcgttcgttcgaagCTTCGACGACGGCT
This portion of the Diprion similis isolate iyDipSimi1 chromosome 7, iyDipSimi1.1, whole genome shotgun sequence genome encodes:
- the LOC124408283 gene encoding ATPase H(+)-transporting accessory protein 2 isoform X2, with the translated sequence MFRQILCVAVTLAAVQAAGELTILHSPESVTFRGEEELSQTVMTEVFTAALGNTPKLRSSWDGMAINDIFDLPEAVVVVAVEGVKSIESPSGKHYPLIEDESEETTWQALSGRLEERDKSKTLIRINLEDGVDALGQSVLGELKVTPIDESSLKSLSVKNKWDREFLEQTQLLDALTKKVSQEITVDDKADLYWFVVSALPAVIDAHRDQPAAVKEAFAILNNALSRLSSAFMDAYKGKVIIAAFTNDASHARHTRAAGDEVTRSIDNITLLKKLLIKLAGWIHSSLRLCLLSISESLPSQILY
- the LOC124408283 gene encoding ATPase H(+)-transporting accessory protein 2 isoform X1, which translates into the protein MFRQILCVAVTLAAVQAAGELTILHSPESVTFRGEEELSQTVMTEVFTAALGNTPKLRSSWDGMAINDIFDLPEAVVVVAVEGVKSIESPSGKHYPLIEDESEETTWQALSGRLEERDKSKTLIRINLEDGVDALGQSVLGELKVTPIDESSLKSLSVKNKWDREFLEQTQLLDALTKKVSQEITVDDKADLYWFVVSALPAVIDAHRDQPAAVKEAFAILNNALSRLSSAFMDAYKGKVIIAAFTNDASHARHTRAAGDEVTRSIDNITVADVNPSKEYDETYPVMFTIFLWFGVAFVFSLIAICITIADMDPGRDSIIYRMTSNRMKKDN
- the LOC124408283 gene encoding ATPase H(+)-transporting accessory protein 2 isoform X3; this translates as MTSSWDGMAINDIFDLPEAVVVVAVEGVKSIESPSGKHYPLIEDESEETTWQALSGRLEERDKSKTLIRINLEDGVDALGQSVLGELKVTPIDESSLKSLSVKNKWDREFLEQTQLLDALTKKVSQEITVDDKADLYWFVVSALPAVIDAHRDQPAAVKEAFAILNNALSRLSSAFMDAYKGKVIIAAFTNDASHARHTRAAGDEVTRSIDNITVADVNPSKEYDETYPVMFTIFLWFGVAFVFSLIAICITIADMDPGRDSIIYRMTSNRMKKDN